AGCGGGGATTGCGCCCACCGAAGCCACGGGGCTCGACTACGCATCGGTGAACGAGGGCGTGATGCATGCGTGCGGGCACGACGTGCACGTGGCCTGCGGCCTCGGAGCCGCGCGCCTGCTCGCCGCGTCGACGGGGCAGTGGAGCGGCACCTACATCGCCCTCTTCCAACCCGCCGAGGAGATCGGTGCCGGCGCGAGGTCGATGGTCGAGGCGGGCTTGACGGATGCGGTGCCGCAACCGACGCTGCGCACCGGTACCGAAGCAGCAGTGACGGCAGCATTCGCGTACCTCGGCTAGGTACGACGTATGCATGCACCCTCATGAGTACAGTTGATGCACTATGGCAAGACGCGGCCCCCGTGGCG
The Gulosibacter sediminis genome window above contains:
- a CDS encoding M20/M25/M40 family metallo-hydrolase; this encodes MSSLGEVIVQLAGIAPTEATGLDYASVNEGVMHACGHDVHVACGLGAARLLAASTGQWSGTYIALFQPAEEIGAGARSMVEAGLTDAVPQPTLRTGTEAAVTAAFAYLG